A window of the Phycicoccus sp. M110.8 genome harbors these coding sequences:
- a CDS encoding D-alanyl-D-alanine carboxypeptidase family protein, whose product MTTTHQSAGRRRRRVVRRAAAAAVALLVAGGAAGYAAWSRDAATTGRAPAPAVAAGARGGLAARTPGGTTPPAGAAPTTPRPRTTSTAGTPTRGAGTQAHRPAGTTAFAPVVTDRIPAPAVSIALTAPVPGTTNMQPSAAHAFERAFAAARAQGLSPQIRSAWRSRAYQQVLFDRAVATYGSAAEAGKWVLSPGRSAHVKGYAVDVHPQAVAVWLEVHGPAYGICRTYDNEWWHFEYLATSTCPPRLPTAAG is encoded by the coding sequence ATGACGACGACACACCAGTCGGCGGGACGCCGGCGACGGCGAGTGGTGCGCAGGGCTGCCGCCGCGGCCGTGGCCCTCCTCGTGGCCGGCGGAGCCGCCGGGTATGCCGCGTGGAGCCGGGACGCCGCGACGACCGGTCGGGCACCGGCCCCGGCGGTCGCGGCCGGCGCACGAGGTGGCCTCGCTGCGCGGACGCCCGGCGGGACGACCCCGCCCGCCGGCGCGGCACCGACGACCCCGCGGCCACGCACCACCTCGACGGCCGGCACGCCCACCCGGGGCGCCGGGACGCAGGCGCACCGGCCCGCCGGCACCACGGCATTCGCCCCCGTCGTCACCGACCGCATCCCGGCACCCGCCGTCAGCATCGCCCTGACCGCGCCGGTCCCGGGGACGACGAACATGCAGCCGTCGGCGGCCCACGCGTTCGAGCGCGCGTTCGCAGCGGCCCGGGCGCAGGGCCTGAGCCCGCAGATCCGCTCGGCCTGGCGCAGCCGCGCCTACCAGCAGGTCCTGTTCGACCGGGCCGTCGCCACCTACGGGTCGGCGGCCGAGGCAGGCAAGTGGGTCCTGTCGCCCGGCCGCTCCGCCCACGTCAAGGGGTACGCCGTCGACGTCCACCCGCAGGCCGTCGCCGTGTGGCTCGAGGTGCACGGACCGGCCTACGGGATCTGCCGCACGTACGACAACGAGTGGTGGCACTTCGAGTACCTCGCGACGTCCACCTGCCCGCCCAGGCTGCCGACCGCCGCCGGCTGA
- a CDS encoding molybdenum cofactor guanylyltransferase has translation MPDTPVTAVVLCGGTGRRFRGDKTRADLGGASVLDRLLDGIPADWPVLCVGERRPTAREVTWLREDPPGGGPVAALAAALPRVDTPVLVALGGDMPYAGPAAADLAGRLVAGREPGEGDACEVVAARDTGGRVQPLLAAYRVDSLRAAVPTPAAGSPLMRLLDRLRVEAVEVADPAALDVDTPDDLERARHRLEP, from the coding sequence GTGCCCGACACCCCCGTGACCGCCGTCGTGCTGTGCGGCGGCACGGGACGGCGCTTCCGCGGGGACAAGACCCGCGCCGACCTCGGGGGCGCCAGCGTCCTCGACCGCCTGCTCGACGGCATCCCGGCCGACTGGCCGGTGCTGTGCGTCGGCGAGCGCCGCCCGACGGCGCGCGAGGTCACCTGGCTGCGCGAGGACCCGCCCGGCGGCGGGCCCGTCGCCGCGCTCGCCGCCGCCCTCCCCCGCGTCGACACGCCCGTCCTCGTCGCCCTCGGCGGCGACATGCCGTATGCCGGGCCGGCGGCGGCCGACCTCGCAGGGCGCCTCGTGGCGGGTCGCGAGCCCGGGGAGGGCGACGCCTGCGAGGTGGTGGCCGCGCGCGACACCGGCGGGCGGGTGCAGCCGCTGCTCGCGGCATACCGGGTCGACTCCCTGCGCGCGGCGGTCCCGACGCCGGCCGCTGGGTCCCCGCTCATGCGGCTGCTCGACCGCCTGCGGGTCGAGGCGGTCGAGGTCGCCGACCCGGCCGCGCTGGACGTCGACACCCCGGACGACCTCGAGCGGGCACGCCATAGGCTCGAGCCGTGA
- a CDS encoding NAD(P)H-quinone oxidoreductase: MKAITIPQPGDADALVLDEVPDPQPAAGEVRVRVAAAGVNRADVMQRMGHYPPPPGAPEYPGLEVSGTVDAVGEGVEGWAVGDEVCALLSGGGYAELVCVPAGQLLPVPAGVSLEDAAALPEVVSTVWSNVFMTANLLPGQTLLVHGGSSGIGTMAIQLAREVGAHVAVTAGSAEKLEACRALGAEVLVNYREEGFVERVRAATGGAGADVVLDNMGAKYLARNVDVLAPNGRLVVIGLQGGRTAELDLGKLLAKRAAVIATSLRARPAAEKATIVAAVREHVWPLVEAGRVRPVVHGRYPLADAAAAHRELESSGHVGKILLTP, encoded by the coding sequence GTGAAGGCCATCACCATCCCCCAGCCCGGAGACGCCGACGCCCTCGTCCTCGACGAGGTGCCCGACCCCCAGCCCGCGGCGGGCGAGGTCCGGGTGCGGGTCGCGGCCGCGGGCGTCAACCGCGCCGACGTCATGCAGCGGATGGGCCACTACCCGCCGCCGCCCGGCGCCCCGGAGTACCCGGGCCTGGAGGTCAGCGGCACGGTCGACGCCGTCGGCGAGGGCGTCGAGGGCTGGGCCGTCGGCGACGAGGTCTGCGCGCTGCTGTCCGGTGGCGGCTACGCCGAGCTGGTCTGCGTCCCGGCCGGCCAGCTGCTGCCGGTCCCCGCGGGGGTGTCGCTCGAGGACGCCGCGGCCCTGCCGGAGGTCGTGAGCACGGTCTGGTCCAACGTCTTCATGACGGCCAACCTCCTTCCCGGGCAGACCCTGCTGGTCCACGGGGGTTCCTCCGGCATCGGCACCATGGCCATCCAGCTCGCGCGCGAGGTCGGCGCGCACGTCGCGGTCACCGCCGGGTCGGCCGAGAAGCTCGAGGCCTGCCGCGCGCTGGGCGCCGAGGTCCTCGTCAACTACCGCGAGGAGGGCTTCGTCGAGCGGGTGCGGGCCGCGACCGGCGGGGCAGGGGCGGACGTCGTGCTCGACAACATGGGCGCGAAGTACCTGGCGCGCAACGTCGACGTCCTCGCACCCAACGGCCGGCTCGTCGTCATCGGCCTGCAGGGCGGCCGCACGGCCGAGCTCGACCTCGGGAAGCTCCTGGCCAAGCGGGCCGCCGTCATCGCCACCTCCCTGCGCGCGCGGCCGGCGGCCGAGAAGGCCACGATCGTGGCCGCCGTGCGCGAGCACGTCTGGCCGCTCGTCGAGGCCGGGCGGGTGCGCCCGGTCGTCCACGGCCGGTACCCGCTCGCCGACGCGGCCGCCGCCCACCGGGAGCTCGAGTCCAGCGGCCACGTCGGCAAGATCCTGCTCACCCCCTGA